One stretch of Poecilia reticulata strain Guanapo linkage group LG21, Guppy_female_1.0+MT, whole genome shotgun sequence DNA includes these proteins:
- the cpsf3 gene encoding cleavage and polyadenylation specificity factor subunit 3, with the protein MAAKRKADATVPAEESDQLLIRPLGAGQEVGRSCIILEFKGRKIMLDCGIHPGLEGMDALPYIDLIDPAEIDLLLISHFHLDHCGALPWFLQKTSFKGRTFMTHATKAIYRWLLSDYVKVSNISADDMLYTETDLEDSMEKIETINFHEVKEVAGIKFWCYHAGHVLGAAMFMIEIAGVKLLYTGDFSRQEDRHLMAAEIPSVKPDILITESTYGTHIHEKREEREARFCNTVHDIVNREGRCLIPVFALGRAQELLLILDEYWQNHPELHDIPIYYASSLARKCMAVYQTYINAMNDKIRKAINVNNPFVFKHISNLKSMDHFDDIGPSVVMASPGMMQSGLSRELFESWCTDRRNGVIIAGYCVEGTLAKHIMTEPEEITTMSGQKLPLKMSVDYISFSAHTDYQQTSEFIRALKPPHVILVHGEQNEMARLKAALIREYEDNDEVHIEVHNPRNTEAVTLTFRGEKLAKVMGALADKKCAQGQRVSGILVKRNFNYHIMTPTDLSNYTDLSVGMVTQTQAIPFTGPISLLVSQLRNLAGDVHQVEKAEKITVKIFESITLVHEAGMVLLEWVANPLNDMYADAVATVVLEVQSNPSAQKFLDRKEAFDMEVFVERLELMMHDMFGDDCVNFKDSRNLFVTVDGATATIDPETRAVTCLDDEPLREMIEVAVQRLFEALTPVF; encoded by the exons ATGGCGGCGAAACGTAAAGCGGACGCGACGGTTCCTGCGGAGGAGAGCGACCAGCTGCTGATCCGCCCGCT AGGAGCCGGTCAGGAAGTTGGACGATCCTGCATAATTCTGGAGTTCAAAGGCAGAAAAATCATG CTGGACTGCGGGATCCATCCTGGTCTGGAGGGGATGGACGCTCTGCCCTACATCGACCTGATCGACCCTGCTGAGATCGACCTGCTGCTAATCAGCCA CTTCCACCTGGACCACTGCGGAGCGCTTCCCTGGTTCCTGCAGAAGACCAGCTTTAAGGGACGTACTTTCATGACACACGCCACCAAGGCCATCTACCGCTGGCTGCTGTCCGACTACGTCAAAGTCAG TAACATCTCAGCAGACGACATGCTGTACACCGAGACGGACCTGGAGGACAGCATGGAGAAGATCGAAACCATCAACTTCCATGAGGTGAAAGAAGTGGCAGGCATCAAGTTCTGGTGTTACCACGCCGGCCACGTTCTGGGCGCCGCCATGTTCATGATCGAGATCGCCGGCGTCAAG CTGCTGTACACCGGAGACTTCTCCCGGCAGGAGGACAGACACCTGATGGCGGCGGAGATCCCCAGCGTGAAGCCAGATATCCTCATCACA GAGTCGACGTACGGGACCCACATCCATGAGAAACGGGAGGAGAGAGAGGCCCGCTTCTGCAACACGGTGCACGACATCGTGAACCGCGAGGGCCGCTGCCTGATCCCCGTGTTCGCCTTGGGACGAGCCCAAGAGCTGCTGCTCATCCTGG ATGAGTACTGGCAGAACCACCCGGAGCTCCACGACATTCCCATCTACTACGCCTCGTCTCTGGCCAGGAAGTGCATGGCCGTCTACCAGACCTACATCAACGCCATGAACGACAAGATCCGCAAGGCCATCAACGTCAACAACCCCTTCGTCTTCAAGCACATCAGCAACCTGAAG agcatGGATCATTTTGACGACATCGGCCCCAGCGTGGTGATGGCGTCGCCTGGCATGATGCAGAGCGGACTCTCCAGAGAGCTGTTTGAGAGCTGGTGCACCGACAGGAGGAACGGCGTCATCATCGCCGGGTACTGCGTGGAGGGAACGCTGGCCAAG CACATCATGACTGAACCTGAGGAGATCACCACCATGTCGGGTCAGAAGCTTCCTCTGAAGATGTCTGTGGACTACATCTCCTTCTCGGCTCACACCGACTACCAGCAGACCAGCGAGTTCATCAGAGCTCTCAAACCTCCCCACGTG ATTCTGGTCCACGGCGAGCAGAACGAGATGGCCCGCCTGAAGGCGGCTCTGATCCGGGAGTACGAGGACAATGACGAGGTCCACATCGAGGTCCACAACCCGAGGAACACCGAGGCCGTAACGCTCACCTTCAGAGGAGAGAAGCTGGCGAAG GTGATGGGCGCGCTCGCAGACAAGAAGTGCGCTCAGGGCCAGAGGGTCTCTGGGATCCTGGTCAAGAGGAACTTTAACTACCACATCATGACCCCAACTGACCTCTCCA ACTACACGGATCTGTCCGTCGGCATGGTGACCCAGACTCAGGCCATCCCGTTCACCGGACCCATCTCCCTGCTGGTGAGCCAGCTGAGGAACCTGGCAG GTGATGTGCACCAGGtggagaaggcagagaaaatCACAGTGAAGATCTTTGAAAGCATCACGCTGGTTCATGAAGCCGGCATGGTGCTGCTGGAG TGGGTCGCCAACCCGCTCAACGACATGTACGCAGACGCCGTCGCCACTGTGGTTCTGGAGGTCCAGTCCAATCCCAGCGCCCAGAAGT tccTGGACAGGAAGGAGGCCTTCGACATGGAGGTGTTTGTGGAGCGTCTGGAGCTCATGATGCA TGACATGTTCGGGGACGACTGCGTGAATTTCAAAGACAGCAGGAATTTGTTTGTGACGGTGGACGGCGCCACGGCAACAATCGACCCGGAGACGAGA GCGGTGACGTGTCTGGACGACGAGCCTCTGAGGGAAATGATTGAAGTCGCCGTCCAACGACTCTTTGAGGCCCTCACGCCCGTCTTCTGA